In a single window of the Tachyglossus aculeatus isolate mTacAcu1 chromosome 14, mTacAcu1.pri, whole genome shotgun sequence genome:
- the DMAC2L gene encoding ATP synthase subunit s, mitochondrial → MMLFGRFAHQLHNFKKPPRSCDCRQFWGWLNAVFNKVDHERIKAVGPDRAASEWLLRCGALVRYHGQERWQQDYNTLPTGPLNKYKIQAIDATESCIMHIGFDYMEGLVHVEQIKLCKCHYIEDECLKRLSEFENLQKSLLRLEVVSCGNVTDKGVMALHHLRNLEYLLLRDLPGVKEKESIIHSFQKAMPSLELKLDLK, encoded by the exons ATGATGCTGTTCGGAAGGTTCGCACACCAGTTGCACAACTTTAAGAAACCCCCAAGATCATGTGACTGCAGACAGTTCTGGGGATGGTTGAATGCCGTGTTCAACAA GGTAGATCACGAGCGCATAAAGGCCGTCGGCCCGGACCGGGCAGCTTCGGAGTGGCTGCTGCGATGTGGAGCCTTGGTGCGGTATCATGGCCAGGAAAGATGGCAGCAGGACTACAACACCCTCCCGACTGGACCTCTAAACAAATATAAGATCCAAGCAATTGATGCCACCGAGTCCTGCATCATGCACATAGGATTCGACTACATGG AGGGCCTAGTACATGTTGAACAAATAAAGCTGTGCAAGTGTCATTACATTGAGGACGAGTGTTTGAAGCGGCTCAGTGAGTTTGAGAACTTACAGAAAAGCTTGCTGCGGCTGGAAGTCGTGTCCTGTGGGAATGTCACAGATAAAGGCGTCATGGCCTTGCACCACTTGAG AAACCTTGAGTACTTATTGTTACGTGATCTTCCTGGagtaaaagagaaagagagtatTATTCATTCCTTTCAGAAAGCGATGCCTTCCCTGGAACTCAAATTGgacttaaaataa